A region from the Cryptosporangium arvum DSM 44712 genome encodes:
- a CDS encoding epoxide hydrolase family protein — protein MSEITPFRIDIPQAAVDDLTDRLRRTRWVEELPEPEVVAGGAGVPAPPGWEYGVPGAYVRTLVERWSTSYDWRAQEAALNEFPQFTTEIDGQRIHFVHVRSDRPDATPLILTHGWPNTFVEYLDLVGPLTDPAAYGHPDAPAFHVVVPSLPGFAFSGPTREHGWNAGRVAAAWSELMRRLGYDRYGAHGNDCGSIVSPLLGELDRAHVLGVHVTQIFSFPRGDDGEFDGLSGEDYGALQFGQAFAEHAVHDRAQQAQPQTLAHALADSPAGQLAWSGQLFGTDLSPDTILTNAALYWFTNTAASAGRFYFENHRAAQADAETKPTSVPIGVAVFARDFRAVRRFADRDHANIVAWNTYDRGGHWAAHDAPDLLVDDIRRFFSSLR, from the coding sequence ATGAGTGAGATCACGCCGTTCCGGATCGACATCCCGCAGGCCGCCGTCGACGATCTGACCGATCGGCTGCGCCGCACCCGGTGGGTGGAGGAGCTGCCCGAGCCGGAGGTGGTCGCCGGTGGTGCGGGCGTGCCGGCCCCACCCGGCTGGGAGTACGGGGTTCCGGGCGCCTACGTGCGCACGCTGGTCGAGCGGTGGAGCACGTCGTACGACTGGCGGGCCCAGGAGGCGGCCCTCAACGAGTTCCCGCAGTTCACCACCGAGATCGACGGGCAGCGCATCCACTTCGTCCACGTGCGGTCCGACCGCCCGGACGCGACCCCGCTGATCCTGACCCACGGGTGGCCCAACACGTTCGTCGAGTACCTGGACCTGGTCGGGCCGCTCACCGACCCGGCCGCGTACGGACACCCGGACGCGCCGGCGTTCCACGTGGTCGTGCCCTCGCTGCCCGGCTTCGCGTTCTCCGGCCCCACCCGTGAGCACGGCTGGAACGCCGGGCGCGTCGCCGCCGCCTGGTCCGAGCTGATGCGCCGCCTGGGCTACGACCGCTACGGCGCCCACGGCAACGACTGCGGGTCGATCGTCTCGCCGCTGCTCGGCGAGCTGGACCGCGCCCACGTCCTCGGGGTGCACGTCACGCAGATCTTCTCGTTCCCGCGCGGCGACGACGGCGAGTTCGACGGCCTCAGCGGCGAGGACTACGGGGCGTTGCAGTTCGGTCAGGCGTTCGCCGAGCACGCCGTCCACGACCGCGCGCAGCAGGCCCAGCCGCAGACCCTGGCCCACGCGCTCGCCGACTCACCGGCGGGGCAGCTCGCCTGGAGCGGGCAGCTCTTCGGCACCGACCTCTCACCGGACACGATCCTCACCAACGCCGCGCTGTACTGGTTCACCAACACCGCGGCCTCGGCCGGCCGGTTCTACTTCGAGAACCACCGGGCCGCGCAGGCCGACGCCGAGACGAAACCCACGTCGGTCCCGATCGGGGTCGCGGTGTTCGCCCGGGACTTCCGTGCCGTGCGCCGCTTCGCCGACCGCGACCACGCCAACATCGTCGCCTGGAACACCTACGACCGCGGCGGACACTGGGCCGCCCACGACGCGCCCGACCTGCTCGTCGACGACATCCGCCGGTTCTTCAGCTCGTTGCGCTGA